In the genome of Lycorma delicatula isolate Av1 chromosome 8, ASM4794821v1, whole genome shotgun sequence, one region contains:
- the LOC142329240 gene encoding abasic site processing protein HMCES has product MCGRTACCRCSNDYKKATGYFNDKTGKFEQPNWIQHANSNLEFKPSSNLAPTEAVPVLISGKHCDNSSEQILQPMIWSLIPNWHKGDYNKHGLSTNNARLEGLAKSRLYSNPLKKGQRCVVISDGFYEWKKDAGAKQPYFIYVKQDEGMKVEEASCWEKAVWGENKGWNGPEVLKMAGVFDIWTSPKGEVVPNCTIITMESNKHFSWLHERMPAVLDSEEAVKEWLDVERNPLENALNALKPTDKLHWHPVTTKMGNSRYKEADSCKPINLNKRPNEKGSSALMSWLKTGSMSPSAKKKKSTD; this is encoded by the exons ATGTGCGGCCGTACTGCGTG ttgcagATGTTCTAATGATTACAAGAAAGCAACtggatattttaatgataaaacaggAAAATTTGAACAACCAAACTGGATCCAGCATGCAAATAGTAATTTGGAATTTAAACCATCTTCAAATCTTGCACCAACAGAAGCGGTACCAGTATTAATTTCTGGTAAACACTGTGATAATTCCTCAGAGCAGATTTTACAACCTATGATTTGGAGTTTAATACCTAATTGGCATaag GGTGATTATAACAAACATGGGCTATCTACTAATAATGCTCGTTTAGAAGGTCTTGCAAAATCAAGATTATattcaaatccattaaaaaaaggaCAACGTTGTGTGGTTATAAGCGATGGATTTTATGAATGGAAGAAGGATGCAGGTGCAAAACagccatattttatttatgtaaagcaAGATGAAGGT ATGAAAGTTGAGGAAGCAAGTTGCTGGGAAAAAGCAGTGTGGGGTGAAAATAAAGGCTGGAATGGACCAGAAGTTTTAAAAATGGCTGGTGTATTTGATATCTGGACTTCacctaaa ggAGAAGTTGTACCTAATTGTACCATAATAACAATGGAATCAAACAAACACTTTTCTTGGCTTCATGAGCGAATGCCTGCTGTGTTAGATTCTGAAGAAGCAGTTAAA GAATGGTTGGATGTTGAAAGAAACCCTTTAGAAAATGCACTTAATGCTCTGAAACCAACAGATAAACTTCATTGGCATCCTGTCACAACAAAGATGGGTAACTCCAGATACAAAGAAGCAGATAGCTGTAAACCAATTAATTTGAA cAAAAGGCCAAATGAGAAAGGGTCAAGTGCTTTAATGTCATGGTTAAAAACTGGTTCCATGTCAccatcagcaaaaaaaaaaaaaagcacagaCTAA